One segment of Novipirellula artificiosorum DNA contains the following:
- a CDS encoding DNA-directed RNA polymerase subunit alpha, protein MSMHIRWRGMELPSTLEVDRESLTSTYGKFSAEPFERGFGASVGNSLRRVLLSSLMGSAVTQIKIRGAQHEFTTIPGVMEDVTEIVLNVKSLVVKNHSEATRVITVESDKAGVITGGDIQTDSDVEIINKNHVIATLTDDTPFMMEMVVENGRGYVPSTEHSSVDHEIGIIPIDAVFSPITRVRYEVEETRVGQKTNFDRLILEIWTDGSVNPELSLVEAAKILRKHLNPFVQYRELGPSIFSAARGGTGSPEAQLEAKLNMTLAELRLSVRANNCLESEAIQTVRDLVQRTEDQLLEVRNFGDTTLNEVREKLAQYGLHLGMRVPNQPLF, encoded by the coding sequence ATGTCGATGCACATTCGATGGCGTGGTATGGAGTTACCAAGCACGCTCGAGGTCGATCGCGAATCCCTCACGTCGACTTACGGCAAATTTTCCGCCGAGCCGTTTGAACGCGGTTTCGGAGCGAGCGTTGGCAATAGCCTGCGTCGTGTTCTGCTTAGCAGTTTGATGGGCAGTGCGGTCACGCAGATCAAGATTCGTGGTGCTCAGCACGAATTCACCACGATTCCCGGCGTGATGGAAGATGTCACAGAAATCGTGTTGAACGTGAAGAGCTTGGTGGTGAAGAACCACAGCGAAGCGACACGAGTGATCACCGTCGAGTCCGACAAAGCGGGTGTGATTACCGGCGGGGACATTCAGACCGATTCGGATGTCGAGATCATCAACAAGAATCACGTGATCGCGACGTTGACCGACGACACGCCCTTCATGATGGAAATGGTTGTCGAAAATGGACGCGGTTATGTTCCGAGTACGGAGCACAGTAGCGTCGACCACGAAATCGGTATCATTCCGATCGACGCGGTCTTCAGCCCGATCACGCGCGTTCGATACGAAGTCGAGGAAACGCGTGTGGGTCAAAAGACGAACTTCGATCGTTTGATCCTCGAGATTTGGACGGACGGCAGCGTGAATCCTGAGCTGTCGTTGGTCGAGGCGGCGAAGATCCTGCGTAAACACCTCAATCCGTTCGTTCAATATCGCGAACTTGGGCCGAGTATTTTTTCAGCAGCCCGAGGCGGTACGGGTTCGCCCGAAGCGCAACTCGAAGCCAAGTTGAACATGACGCTGGCGGAATTGCGATTGTCGGTTCGTGCGAATAACTGTCTCGAAAGCGAAGCGATTCAAACGGTTCGCGATTTGGTTCAACGAACCGAAGACCAACTGTTGGAAGTTCGCAATTTTGGCGACACCACGCTGAACGAAGTTCGCGAGAAGTTGGCTCAGTACGGGTTGCACCTCGGCATGCGAGTGCCAAACCAACCGCTTTTTTAA
- a CDS encoding bL17 family ribosomal protein codes for MRHRRKGRVLGRSPSHRKALLKNLASALFLTERDATYDDNAPKVAGRITTTLHKAKEVRPLVEKCITIAKKSLPYAEEAQKHATQADRGTEAYKQWRKSDEWQKWAAARAPVVAAQRRVVQLIGDKQATAILFDTIAERFVDRPGGYTRILRLATPRLGDAGTRALLEFVGKNDRVKRKAERPSFEDQAPVANEDTAAEPVAAGSEE; via the coding sequence ATGCGACACCGACGAAAAGGCCGCGTGCTTGGACGAAGCCCAAGTCACCGCAAGGCGTTGCTCAAGAATTTAGCGAGTGCTTTGTTCTTGACCGAACGCGACGCAACCTACGATGATAATGCACCGAAGGTTGCTGGCCGAATCACGACGACTCTGCACAAAGCCAAAGAAGTACGGCCGTTGGTCGAGAAGTGCATTACGATCGCCAAGAAGAGCTTGCCCTATGCCGAGGAAGCGCAGAAGCACGCGACGCAGGCCGATCGAGGCACCGAAGCTTACAAGCAGTGGCGCAAGAGCGACGAGTGGCAGAAATGGGCCGCAGCCCGGGCTCCCGTGGTTGCAGCACAACGTCGTGTTGTCCAACTGATTGGCGACAAACAGGCGACTGCGATTTTGTTTGATACCATCGCGGAACGATTTGTGGATCGACCCGGTGGGTACACACGGATCCTGCGTCTTGCGACTCCACGATTGGGTGACGCGGGTACGCGGGCGTTGTTGGAATTTGTCGGCAAGAACGACCGCGTGAAACGCAAGGCCGAACGACCCTCCTTCGAAGATCAGGCTCCTGTCGCTAACGAAGACACCGCTGCCGAACCGGTTGCAGCGGGTAGCGAAGAGTAA
- a CDS encoding uracil-DNA glycosylase family protein has product MVSKQRDVRRPLIQAAKALRDAAETLTFAEPVTHVYNPLSYAWKSHQAYLRCVNPAGVRVVFLGMNPGPWGMAQTGVPFGEIAAVRDWIGIERPVERPRVEHPKRPVQGFACEKSEVSGRRLWGLFQTKYPNASDFFQDHFVANYCPLVFMEASAKNRTPDKLPANERQTLNEICDIHLIRLITSLNPEFVVGVGAYAESCLKRVLDETEARAKLSRILHPSPASPAANKGWADKATEQLQAGGVW; this is encoded by the coding sequence ATGGTGAGCAAGCAAAGGGATGTTCGCCGTCCGTTGATCCAGGCAGCCAAGGCACTTCGTGACGCGGCCGAGACACTGACGTTCGCGGAACCGGTAACACATGTCTACAACCCCTTAAGCTACGCGTGGAAATCACACCAAGCCTATCTCCGCTGTGTGAATCCGGCAGGTGTTCGCGTCGTGTTTCTCGGCATGAACCCCGGACCGTGGGGGATGGCACAAACCGGAGTTCCCTTCGGCGAGATCGCAGCCGTCCGAGACTGGATCGGGATTGAACGGCCGGTCGAACGGCCCCGCGTCGAACATCCGAAGCGCCCCGTGCAAGGGTTTGCCTGCGAGAAAAGCGAAGTCAGCGGCCGTAGGCTGTGGGGATTGTTTCAAACGAAGTACCCCAACGCCAGCGATTTTTTCCAGGACCACTTCGTTGCCAACTATTGCCCGCTGGTCTTCATGGAGGCATCCGCCAAAAATCGCACCCCCGACAAGCTGCCCGCCAACGAACGTCAAACGCTCAACGAGATATGCGACATCCACCTGATTCGGCTGATCACGAGCCTCAACCCTGAATTTGTGGTCGGCGTGGGAGCGTATGCGGAGTCATGCTTGAAGCGGGTCCTCGACGAAACCGAGGCGCGTGCCAAACTGTCACGTATTCTGCATCCGAGCCCCGCATCCCCCGCGGCAAACAAGGGCTGGGCCGACAAAGCGACCGAACAACTGCAAGCGGGGGGAGTCTGGTAG
- a CDS encoding DUF971 domain-containing protein — translation MQSSESKENPDAFDLSPTAITRDGDATIEITWTDGSTNRWTAGELRKACPCATCREKRKASDEKKATPGPTPLPVLSSAEARPLQIESMRPVGSYAYNIAFSDGHSSGIFPMRLLAGQKIEME, via the coding sequence TTGCAATCCTCTGAATCCAAAGAGAACCCTGACGCTTTCGATCTATCGCCCACCGCGATCACTCGCGATGGCGATGCGACGATCGAAATCACCTGGACCGATGGATCAACGAACCGATGGACAGCCGGGGAGCTTCGCAAAGCATGCCCCTGCGCGACGTGCCGGGAAAAACGCAAAGCGAGCGATGAGAAAAAAGCCACGCCGGGGCCAACGCCCTTGCCCGTGCTGAGTAGCGCGGAAGCGCGCCCGTTACAGATTGAGTCGATGCGGCCCGTTGGATCCTATGCTTACAACATCGCCTTCAGCGATGGGCACTCGTCGGGGATCTTTCCAATGAGATTATTGGCCGGCCAAAAGATCGAGATGGAATGA
- a CDS encoding acyl-CoA synthetase family protein produces MTGTPSARLQGFATRESLQAHQLARLNALLTAVRDRPFYCQRLQHLSLPLRSLDELAEVPLLEKADLVPASPATPACIFDLPMDQYTRLHQTSGTSGWPLPVLDTADDWQWWLDCWQYVLDAAEVSVKDIAMMAFSFGPFIGFWTANDAMIARGALVVPGGGLTSEARLKMIHDYHCTVLCCTPTYALHLVAVAKERSIELTENRVSRIIVAGEPGGSIASVRKRIEDAWGARVIDHSGASELGAWGVGSVDGGGLHVIESEFIAETLQFDQDHPQGVPAAEGELAELVLTNLGRLGGPAIRYRTGDIVRAYRKHDAPSPFLWLRGGVIGRADDMIVIRGVNVFPSSIEAILREIDAAAEYLMIVDQVDEMDQLRIEIESVGDLASVLAAALRNRLALRIDVAAVPHNSLPRSQAKSRRLIDNRKPLS; encoded by the coding sequence ATGACTGGCACCCCGTCAGCACGATTGCAGGGATTTGCGACACGTGAATCACTTCAAGCACACCAACTTGCTCGGCTCAATGCGCTATTGACTGCCGTCCGGGACCGCCCCTTTTATTGCCAACGCCTTCAACACCTTTCCCTGCCACTTCGTTCCCTCGATGAACTTGCGGAAGTGCCCCTGCTTGAGAAAGCGGATCTGGTCCCCGCTAGCCCTGCGACCCCCGCGTGCATCTTTGACCTACCGATGGATCAATACACGCGTCTCCATCAAACCAGCGGAACAAGCGGATGGCCCCTTCCCGTTCTCGACACCGCCGACGATTGGCAATGGTGGCTCGATTGTTGGCAATACGTTTTGGATGCAGCGGAAGTGAGCGTCAAAGACATAGCCATGATGGCCTTTTCGTTTGGCCCGTTCATTGGCTTCTGGACCGCGAACGACGCGATGATCGCGCGTGGCGCGTTGGTCGTTCCCGGTGGTGGGCTGACGAGCGAAGCTCGCCTCAAAATGATTCATGATTATCACTGTACCGTACTGTGCTGTACGCCAACCTACGCGCTGCACCTAGTCGCCGTGGCAAAGGAGCGTTCGATCGAGCTGACGGAAAACCGCGTCTCTCGTATCATCGTGGCCGGGGAGCCGGGTGGCTCGATCGCTTCGGTGCGAAAACGAATCGAGGACGCCTGGGGGGCACGCGTGATCGATCACAGCGGGGCAAGCGAATTGGGTGCGTGGGGGGTCGGCAGCGTCGATGGAGGTGGTCTTCATGTGATCGAGAGTGAATTCATTGCGGAAACGCTTCAGTTTGATCAAGATCACCCCCAAGGCGTGCCCGCTGCGGAGGGTGAACTCGCCGAGTTGGTGCTGACCAACCTTGGCCGACTCGGTGGTCCAGCGATTCGGTATCGCACGGGTGACATCGTTCGAGCCTATCGGAAACACGATGCTCCTTCACCGTTTCTCTGGCTCCGCGGTGGAGTGATCGGGCGTGCGGATGATATGATTGTGATTCGTGGTGTGAATGTTTTCCCAAGCAGCATTGAGGCAATCCTTCGCGAGATCGATGCCGCTGCGGAATACCTTATGATTGTCGATCAAGTGGACGAAATGGACCAATTGCGAATCGAGATTGAAAGCGTTGGCGATCTGGCCAGCGTCCTGGCGGCGGCATTGCGAAATCGACTCGCGCTACGAATCGACGTCGCGGCGGTCCCCCACAACTCGCTGCCGCGATCACAAGCAAAATCACGCCGCTTGATTGACAACCGAAAACCATTGTCCTAA
- a CDS encoding prepilin-type N-terminal cleavage/methylation domain-containing protein encodes MTANQPNLLHVKCSSSRGFTLVEMMVVISIIGVLASLLLPAINKARAAARGSQCQSNLRQFGIGLTARTTNDSDAAFCTGDFNFERDGVPTEYGWVSDLVDRGILVGEMRCPSNPATSSSAVYQLLTMDVGDIDLSNDSSCPSCLHCLEGRRLGSVAYDDAMGDRVLNIAREIVENSITDPAARAALIERKMFQKGYNTNYAGSWFLFRSEFRINNDGNVEVSGACADGVATTGTRTVMRDWMSDTKGRFTTLGPLTTKRVDSGRAPASTVPLLCDAAAVGFLGTEINETIPAESAYAVSMVGQPVALSSGTDWALLEVPQFPSTTPREGHGGWLRAWNHATKQDYRGMAPVHLGVAYVLMADGSIHGLDDRNGDGFINNGFSQHPQYWTSGDVEAGDLDLASYYSLMSKGKSN; translated from the coding sequence ATGACCGCAAACCAACCGAACCTGCTACACGTGAAGTGTTCGTCATCGAGGGGGTTCACCCTTGTTGAGATGATGGTGGTGATTTCGATCATTGGGGTTCTTGCATCCTTGTTATTGCCCGCGATCAACAAAGCCCGCGCAGCGGCTCGTGGCTCGCAATGTCAAAGCAACTTGCGGCAATTTGGGATTGGCTTGACGGCGCGAACCACGAATGACTCCGATGCTGCGTTTTGTACTGGGGACTTTAATTTCGAGCGTGACGGTGTCCCTACCGAGTATGGATGGGTCTCGGATTTGGTCGACCGCGGCATTCTCGTCGGCGAGATGCGGTGTCCGAGCAATCCAGCGACATCCTCTTCGGCTGTCTATCAATTGTTGACGATGGATGTGGGGGATATCGACCTGTCCAACGATTCGAGTTGTCCTTCGTGTCTGCATTGTCTCGAGGGGCGGCGCCTCGGAAGTGTCGCATACGACGATGCGATGGGTGACCGAGTGCTCAATATTGCCCGCGAGATCGTTGAAAACTCGATCACGGATCCGGCGGCTCGAGCCGCGTTGATCGAGCGGAAAATGTTCCAAAAGGGCTACAACACCAACTATGCCGGAAGCTGGTTTTTGTTCCGATCGGAGTTTCGAATCAATAACGATGGGAACGTGGAAGTGAGTGGTGCGTGTGCCGATGGGGTCGCGACGACCGGAACACGAACCGTGATGCGAGATTGGATGTCCGATACGAAAGGGCGCTTTACGACCTTGGGGCCGCTCACGACCAAACGGGTCGATTCAGGGCGTGCTCCGGCCAGCACGGTGCCACTGCTTTGCGATGCGGCAGCCGTTGGATTCCTGGGCACAGAAATTAACGAAACCATACCAGCCGAATCCGCCTACGCTGTCTCGATGGTCGGGCAACCGGTGGCGCTGAGCAGCGGAACGGATTGGGCTTTGTTGGAAGTTCCGCAGTTTCCGTCAACCACTCCGCGTGAGGGGCATGGCGGTTGGCTGCGAGCATGGAACCATGCCACCAAACAAGACTATCGCGGTATGGCTCCGGTGCATCTAGGAGTTGCCTACGTCTTGATGGCTGATGGCTCGATTCATGGACTCGACGATCGCAACGGCGACGGATTCATCAACAACGGCTTTTCTCAACATCCGCAGTACTGGACCAGTGGCGACGTTGAGGCGGGAGACCTTGATCTCGCAAGCTACTACTCGTTGATGTCAAAGGGCAAATCGAATTGA
- a CDS encoding DUF1559 family PulG-like putative transporter — translation MKNSQKGFTLIEMLVVISIIALLAALALPALAKAREAARRSQCSNNLRQFGIGLLTYAERDQIGRLCTGASDYRRDGCMDTYGWVADLVNSGLAIPSDMLCPSNGGKGSEKLNDLVGTDTTNGKGTTANRLNTGECRPIFGSTPVLVANSPERAQHIGTKFIEKGYNTNYAAGYHLVRNAPLTSGQGNNIVLNTRSGNQRDFKQREGTLGPIQLSIIDGSRIPASNIALLGDAGPGDIDEAMLSITITGSNGEELLPQGMLLTEAFNDGPAYVNGAGSIDLAKQDAAGLADVSLPIRNQMVCEKGQPTITRCFDFPNGVGPTGKGGNNLYLQDTRDWFALHGGIANILMADGAVKQFYDGNNGDGYLNPGFQFPNGVSPNPQISGYADNEVEIAPNEMFNGLFIDEMMMKGTFESN, via the coding sequence ATGAAGAACTCCCAAAAGGGCTTTACTTTGATCGAAATGCTCGTTGTGATTTCGATTATCGCACTGTTGGCGGCGCTAGCGCTGCCGGCGCTTGCAAAAGCACGCGAAGCAGCTCGCCGTAGCCAATGTTCCAACAACCTTCGCCAATTCGGCATCGGGTTGCTGACGTATGCCGAACGCGACCAAATTGGTCGTCTCTGTACCGGTGCAAGCGACTATCGTCGCGACGGATGCATGGACACGTATGGGTGGGTCGCCGACCTGGTCAACAGCGGCCTTGCCATTCCATCGGACATGCTTTGCCCAAGCAACGGTGGCAAGGGAAGTGAAAAACTGAATGACCTTGTTGGTACCGATACCACCAATGGAAAGGGAACCACTGCGAACCGGCTGAACACCGGCGAGTGTCGTCCCATCTTTGGTTCGACTCCTGTGTTGGTGGCCAATTCGCCTGAGCGTGCACAGCACATTGGCACCAAGTTCATCGAAAAGGGTTACAACACCAACTATGCAGCAGGCTATCACTTGGTTCGCAATGCTCCTTTGACAAGCGGTCAGGGGAACAACATTGTCTTGAACACACGAAGTGGCAACCAGCGAGACTTCAAGCAGCGCGAAGGCACGTTGGGCCCGATCCAATTGTCGATCATTGATGGCAGTCGAATCCCGGCGTCCAACATCGCCCTTCTCGGTGACGCCGGGCCTGGCGATATTGACGAAGCGATGCTGTCGATCACGATTACCGGCAGCAATGGCGAAGAGTTGTTGCCTCAAGGGATGCTTCTCACCGAAGCGTTCAATGACGGACCTGCCTACGTCAATGGTGCCGGTTCCATTGATTTGGCCAAGCAAGATGCCGCTGGATTGGCGGACGTCTCGTTGCCGATCCGCAACCAAATGGTTTGTGAAAAAGGGCAGCCGACGATCACGCGTTGCTTTGATTTCCCTAATGGTGTCGGGCCGACCGGCAAAGGTGGGAATAACCTGTACCTCCAAGATACGCGTGACTGGTTCGCACTGCACGGTGGAATCGCCAATATCTTGATGGCCGACGGTGCGGTCAAGCAGTTCTATGACGGTAACAATGGCGACGGCTATCTGAACCCGGGATTCCAATTCCCCAATGGGGTTTCGCCGAACCCGCAAATCAGCGGTTATGCCGACAACGAAGTGGAGATCGCTCCGAACGAAATGTTCAACGGGCTGTTTATCGATGAAATGATGATGAAGGGGACCTTCGAAAGCAACTAG
- a CDS encoding DUF1573 domain-containing protein yields MLSLRSTGSRMFLGGLSVCMAFGFAISLGAVVKNKPYGVPDHRRAEFEQKLRLLRQEQLAIEDAKKNSSPRVLVEQATFDFGFLAPGTNGASHDFVVKNVGEGDLVLSSGGTSCKCTIAEIEDRVVPAGQSRSVRVVWNVGAEVTDSYQQTALIETNDPTHETIELTVQGRIRSKWSVQAEDLMRLKGSIGQPLEFSCVLYSQLFDDFVVLDWEASSEKIQVEVQPIGDLQRVSLHARSGYKVNVVYAAPAYDASPFDETIRLNVFDMKSEETEWIEVPFRGRFGKPLVFHGPALDTSGLDLGTIEIGSNKEWSFFVRFKTDDRVTDPYIKSISPEGLHAAIEPIERVKNTYRVTLRVADDAVPTRFRFDKQGFVEVADRDHPRRSDWMPLFGEFIAKLQSP; encoded by the coding sequence ATGCTCTCTCTTCGATCCACTGGCTCGCGAATGTTTCTTGGCGGACTGAGTGTCTGTATGGCATTCGGCTTCGCGATTTCACTTGGAGCCGTCGTCAAGAACAAACCCTACGGAGTTCCTGACCATCGGCGTGCCGAGTTTGAGCAGAAGCTTCGATTGCTGCGACAAGAGCAACTCGCGATTGAAGATGCGAAAAAAAATTCATCGCCTCGCGTCCTTGTTGAACAAGCAACGTTCGACTTTGGCTTTCTTGCTCCCGGTACGAACGGGGCGTCCCACGACTTCGTTGTCAAGAACGTCGGTGAGGGTGATCTGGTCTTGTCTTCGGGGGGAACCAGTTGCAAATGCACGATTGCTGAAATCGAAGACCGAGTGGTTCCAGCGGGTCAGTCCAGGTCGGTTCGGGTCGTGTGGAATGTTGGTGCGGAGGTGACGGATTCTTATCAACAGACCGCATTGATTGAGACAAATGATCCTACGCATGAAACCATCGAATTGACCGTTCAGGGGCGAATTCGATCGAAATGGTCGGTGCAAGCCGAGGATCTGATGCGATTGAAGGGCAGCATTGGCCAGCCACTCGAGTTCTCTTGTGTGCTGTATAGCCAATTGTTCGACGACTTCGTCGTGCTCGATTGGGAAGCATCGTCCGAGAAAATTCAGGTGGAGGTTCAGCCGATCGGGGATCTTCAGCGAGTTTCGCTTCATGCTCGATCGGGTTACAAAGTGAACGTCGTCTATGCTGCACCTGCCTACGATGCGAGTCCCTTCGACGAGACCATTCGATTGAATGTTTTCGATATGAAGAGCGAAGAAACCGAATGGATTGAAGTGCCGTTTCGAGGTCGGTTTGGTAAGCCACTCGTGTTTCACGGTCCCGCCCTCGATACCTCGGGGTTGGATCTGGGGACGATTGAGATCGGATCCAACAAGGAGTGGTCGTTCTTCGTTCGATTTAAAACCGATGATCGGGTGACCGATCCGTACATCAAATCGATTTCACCCGAGGGGCTGCATGCCGCGATCGAGCCGATCGAGCGAGTCAAAAACACCTATCGCGTAACCCTCCGTGTCGCTGACGATGCGGTGCCAACGCGTTTTCGGTTTGACAAGCAAGGGTTTGTGGAAGTCGCCGACCGTGACCATCCCCGTCGAAGCGACTGGATGCCGCTGTTCGGAGAGTTCATCGCCAAGTTGCAGTCGCCTTGA
- the sucD gene encoding succinate--CoA ligase subunit alpha translates to MSILVDGNTRVICQGITGNAGTFHSLGCREYGTQMVGGVTPGKGGENVEGIPVFDTVEEAVEQTGADATMIFVPPAFTSDAIIEAVDAGIKVIAAITEFVPVLDMVRVYRKVRESGSVLIGPNCPGLITPGECKIGIMPGYIHQKGKVGVMSRSGTLTYEAVWQTSNLKLGQSTCVGLGGDPIVGTSFIDLLKLYQEDDQTEAILMIGEIGGSAEEEAAEFIKEYVTKPVAAFIAGRTAPPGKRMGHAGAIISGGKGTAVEKVAALEAAGIVVAPTPSDMGQAVVDAIAKAN, encoded by the coding sequence ATGAGTATCCTGGTTGACGGCAACACGCGAGTCATTTGCCAAGGCATCACCGGTAATGCTGGCACCTTTCATAGCCTCGGATGCCGAGAATACGGCACCCAGATGGTCGGCGGCGTCACGCCGGGTAAAGGTGGCGAGAACGTCGAAGGCATTCCCGTCTTTGACACGGTCGAAGAAGCGGTCGAGCAAACCGGTGCCGACGCGACGATGATCTTCGTCCCCCCCGCTTTCACATCCGATGCGATCATCGAAGCGGTCGATGCGGGAATCAAAGTGATTGCGGCTATTACCGAATTCGTCCCCGTCCTCGACATGGTTCGCGTTTACCGCAAAGTACGCGAGAGTGGTTCGGTGTTGATCGGACCCAATTGCCCCGGTTTGATCACGCCTGGTGAGTGCAAAATTGGCATCATGCCAGGCTACATTCATCAAAAAGGTAAAGTCGGCGTGATGAGCCGTAGCGGCACGTTGACCTATGAAGCGGTTTGGCAAACCAGTAATTTGAAACTGGGCCAAAGCACCTGTGTTGGACTCGGTGGCGATCCGATTGTCGGCACCAGCTTCATCGACCTCTTGAAGCTCTACCAGGAAGACGATCAAACTGAAGCCATTTTGATGATCGGCGAAATCGGTGGCTCGGCCGAAGAAGAGGCAGCCGAGTTCATCAAAGAGTATGTGACCAAACCTGTTGCCGCATTCATCGCAGGTCGCACCGCACCTCCGGGAAAACGAATGGGCCACGCCGGAGCCATCATCAGTGGTGGCAAGGGAACGGCCGTCGAAAAAGTCGCCGCCCTCGAAGCAGCGGGAATCGTCGTTGCCCCCACTCCCTCTGACATGGGCCAAGCCGTCGTCGATGCGATCGCAAAGGCGAACTAG
- the sucC gene encoding ADP-forming succinate--CoA ligase subunit beta yields the protein MKIHEFQGKQLFRQAGVPVLDGIVASTADEAAAAYKKLGGPIAVVKAQIHAGGRGKGTVIDNPEQKGVVIVKSAEQARAAAKGLIDKKLVTIQTGPEGKTVNRVFVEAGCDIARELYLGIIIDRAACKPVLMVSTEGGVEIEAVAEKNPELIFKERYNPAYGIDAFQVRKLCKKLGISGEGAKSAAKFFKAVGQFFVDYDCSMVEINPLVITGDGKMIALDAKITFDDNALFRHKDLLDLRDWSEEEPSEVRASDAGLSYVKLDGNIGCLVNGAGLAMSTMDIIKYHGGNPANFLDVGGGANAQQVTEAFRILLSDPNCKGVLVNIFGGIARCTTIAAALIEASKTIGFKVPLVVRLEGTEVEEGRKMLEESDVDIISAVDITDAAKKIVAAVQ from the coding sequence ATGAAAATTCACGAATTTCAAGGCAAACAACTGTTCCGCCAAGCTGGAGTCCCCGTTTTGGACGGAATCGTCGCCAGTACAGCCGACGAGGCTGCGGCGGCTTATAAAAAGCTAGGCGGCCCGATCGCGGTCGTGAAAGCCCAAATCCATGCGGGCGGTCGCGGCAAAGGAACCGTGATCGATAACCCCGAACAAAAAGGGGTCGTGATTGTCAAATCGGCCGAACAAGCTCGTGCCGCCGCCAAAGGCTTGATCGATAAGAAATTGGTCACGATCCAGACGGGCCCCGAAGGCAAAACCGTCAATCGAGTCTTTGTCGAAGCCGGTTGCGATATCGCTCGCGAATTGTACCTAGGAATCATTATCGACCGAGCCGCTTGCAAGCCTGTCTTGATGGTCAGTACCGAAGGGGGCGTGGAGATTGAAGCGGTCGCTGAGAAAAACCCAGAGCTGATTTTCAAGGAACGCTATAACCCTGCTTATGGGATCGATGCCTTTCAAGTTCGCAAGCTCTGCAAGAAACTGGGGATCTCGGGTGAAGGTGCAAAATCGGCAGCCAAGTTCTTCAAAGCGGTTGGCCAATTTTTCGTCGACTACGACTGCTCGATGGTCGAAATCAACCCGCTGGTGATCACCGGTGATGGCAAGATGATTGCTTTGGACGCAAAGATCACTTTTGACGACAACGCCCTGTTCCGCCACAAGGACTTACTCGACTTGCGTGATTGGTCGGAAGAAGAGCCCAGCGAAGTTCGCGCTAGCGATGCGGGTTTGAGCTATGTCAAACTGGATGGCAACATCGGCTGCCTCGTCAATGGTGCCGGATTGGCGATGTCGACGATGGACATCATCAAGTACCACGGCGGTAACCCAGCGAACTTTCTCGATGTCGGCGGTGGTGCGAATGCTCAACAAGTGACCGAAGCGTTTCGAATCTTGTTGTCCGATCCGAACTGCAAAGGCGTGTTGGTCAACATCTTTGGTGGAATTGCTCGTTGTACAACGATTGCCGCAGCGTTGATCGAGGCAAGTAAAACGATCGGCTTTAAAGTGCCTTTGGTTGTCCGTCTCGAAGGAACGGAAGTCGAAGAAGGCCGCAAAATGCTCGAAGAGAGCGACGTTGACATCATCAGCGCCGTCGACATCACCGATGCGGCAAAGAAGATCGTCGCTGCCGTCCAGTAG